Proteins from a genomic interval of Alkalispirochaeta americana:
- a CDS encoding flavodoxin family protein has translation MKTMIVYSSRTGNTETIARAIHQEMPRAELFPVEEAPSPEGFDLLVLGFWVDKGTADVAAREYLQRVGTTPTALFATLGAYPDSNHARESMERASEFLSGAPLVGSFVCQGAVDSKLQNWMESLPPDHPHGPTEERLKRWRDASTHPDGKDCEAARVWARGLIREERS, from the coding sequence ATGAAAACCATGATTGTTTATTCCAGCAGGACGGGAAATACCGAGACGATTGCCCGGGCCATACACCAGGAAATGCCCCGGGCAGAACTGTTCCCTGTGGAAGAGGCGCCCTCACCGGAGGGGTTTGACCTTCTTGTCTTGGGATTTTGGGTTGACAAGGGAACTGCCGATGTTGCAGCCCGGGAGTATTTGCAACGGGTGGGGACCACGCCAACGGCCCTCTTTGCTACCCTGGGAGCATATCCCGATTCGAACCATGCCCGGGAAAGCATGGAGCGTGCCTCGGAATTCCTTTCTGGGGCCCCTTTGGTGGGATCTTTTGTCTGCCAGGGTGCAGTGGATTCCAAGCTTCAGAATTGGATGGAGAGTCTCCCGCCTGATCATCCTCATGGACCTACCGAGGAACGTCTTAAACGGTGGCGCGATGCTTCAACCCATCCCGACGGGAAGGATTGTGAGGCTGCCCGGGTCTGGGCACGAGGGTTGATCCGCGAGGAAAGATCCTGA
- a CDS encoding ABC transporter substrate-binding protein — protein sequence MTRKKRVALLALGIIVAAGGFFLALPSLARWGVRPEARSGASPGGSSREQGGGGSAVPAGPAGSDSSWQRVQEGQDLYIADSLGNRVPLRPYGEIIVLAAGAVETIFALGGGDRIIATVESRIPIAPAEETARLPTVGTVSRVSLEHLVMADPDLVIVDPMNPDLAGTLYSRGIPALVYNPASVKSILEHAEILGDLTETGQEAREMVISLESLLEQRQRDREGQLPLRGLFIYTAHPMQAFASTSLAGDILRLLGVENLADPLTGARPIVSPEYLLTADPDFIWGAMSLQSVDDILLADQAVVMTRAGREKNIEIIPSTMIMRASVHLLEEMERLAEKLPPHRSQS from the coding sequence ATGACGAGAAAAAAAAGAGTAGCCCTTCTGGCTCTGGGAATAATTGTTGCTGCGGGGGGATTTTTTCTGGCTCTTCCCTCCCTGGCGCGGTGGGGGGTGCGCCCCGAAGCCCGCTCGGGAGCATCCCCGGGAGGATCGTCCCGAGAACAGGGTGGCGGGGGATCGGCTGTCCCTGCCGGACCGGCAGGGTCCGACAGCTCCTGGCAAAGAGTTCAGGAGGGGCAGGATCTTTACATTGCCGACAGCCTGGGAAACCGGGTTCCCCTGCGCCCCTACGGGGAGATTATTGTCCTCGCAGCGGGCGCGGTGGAGACGATCTTTGCCTTGGGCGGGGGTGACCGGATTATTGCCACCGTGGAGAGCCGTATACCGATTGCTCCTGCCGAAGAGACTGCCCGGCTGCCCACGGTGGGTACCGTTTCCCGGGTGAGTCTGGAGCACCTCGTGATGGCTGATCCCGATCTGGTAATCGTGGACCCCATGAACCCGGATTTAGCCGGGACACTCTACTCCCGGGGCATTCCCGCCCTGGTCTATAACCCTGCTTCGGTGAAGTCTATTCTCGAGCACGCAGAGATTTTGGGTGATCTCACGGAAACGGGCCAGGAGGCGAGGGAGATGGTAATATCCCTGGAGTCTTTGCTAGAGCAACGCCAGAGGGATCGGGAGGGGCAACTTCCCCTGCGAGGACTCTTTATTTATACGGCCCACCCCATGCAGGCCTTTGCCAGTACTTCCCTGGCGGGAGACATCTTGCGGCTTCTGGGGGTGGAAAATCTGGCTGACCCGCTCACGGGGGCGAGGCCCATTGTATCTCCCGAGTATCTCCTGACAGCCGATCCCGACTTTATCTGGGGTGCCATGAGTCTGCAGAGTGTGGACGATATTCTTCTGGCTGATCAGGCCGTGGTGATGACCCGGGCCGGACGGGAGAAGAATATAGAGATCATTCCTTCCACCATGATCATGCGTGCCTCGGTCCATCTTCTGGAAGAGATGGAAAGGCTGGCGGAAAAACTTCCGCCACACCGATCACAGAGTTAG
- a CDS encoding coproporphyrinogen-III oxidase family protein, translating into MREISRRLRSHHEAQHAIADLLSIPDHPGPGHPSSGQRPPGHHPRGPVAGGGQRPGRAPLVAHLPGESGGDSYGAYFHVPFCDRLCSFCNLNREKIGGDPVRVFSRAREYAGVICSQLEECQGHPFFGEGRVEALYFGGGTPTVLSPEDFSAVLSSAEELFRYSSQCEITVETTLHNLDGEMLDTLVRGGVNRLSLGVQTFSDQGRKVLARSGDGERAFRRVAEIRKNFPGTLSIDLIYSYPGQTLEHLEDDARRAIDLGVDSVSFYSLMLQKDSPLEKSVRAGAISFDRTLETEEKLHRRFLSLLYGGGYELRELTKVVLPGRDAYRYIDLMYGAGSVLPFGTGAGGRVPGKCLMRPQPGMVMVAPRSEAEEAANRLLGTLQRGIYRPEELVPEILIMARTGGLSLEKSQLGGIIRKHIERYRSEGLMDAVAPGEARLTERGVFWGNNIAVDLLRALLSPEASFNPTQKKRKEKP; encoded by the coding sequence GTGCGTGAGATTTCCCGACGTCTTCGCTCGCACCACGAGGCCCAGCACGCCATCGCTGATCTGCTTTCGATACCGGACCACCCCGGACCAGGGCACCCCTCGTCGGGACAACGCCCGCCGGGCCACCACCCCCGTGGTCCGGTTGCCGGAGGAGGCCAGAGGCCCGGAAGAGCCCCTTTGGTCGCTCACTTGCCCGGAGAATCCGGGGGCGATTCCTACGGGGCCTATTTCCACGTTCCCTTCTGTGATCGTCTCTGCAGCTTCTGCAACCTGAACCGGGAAAAAATAGGGGGAGATCCAGTCAGGGTTTTCTCACGTGCCAGGGAGTACGCCGGGGTCATTTGCTCCCAGCTTGAAGAGTGTCAGGGCCACCCCTTTTTTGGAGAGGGGCGGGTCGAAGCGCTGTATTTTGGCGGGGGAACTCCCACGGTGCTCTCGCCGGAAGATTTTTCAGCGGTCCTCTCTTCGGCAGAAGAGCTTTTCCGATATTCGTCGCAGTGTGAAATCACCGTAGAGACCACGCTTCACAATCTGGACGGGGAGATGCTGGATACCCTGGTGAGGGGCGGTGTGAACCGGTTGAGTCTTGGCGTTCAGACTTTCAGTGATCAGGGCCGGAAGGTCCTGGCCCGGAGCGGCGACGGTGAGCGCGCCTTTCGCCGGGTGGCAGAGATCAGAAAAAACTTTCCCGGAACTCTCTCGATAGATCTGATTTACAGCTATCCCGGTCAGACTCTGGAACATCTGGAAGACGATGCACGCCGAGCCATTGATCTGGGAGTGGATAGCGTCAGCTTCTACTCGCTCATGCTTCAGAAAGATTCCCCCCTGGAGAAGAGCGTGCGCGCCGGTGCGATTTCCTTCGATCGCACCCTCGAAACGGAAGAGAAGCTCCATCGCCGGTTTCTTTCCCTTCTCTACGGGGGCGGGTACGAGCTGCGGGAGCTTACGAAGGTTGTTCTGCCGGGACGTGATGCCTACCGTTACATCGATCTGATGTACGGCGCCGGAAGTGTTCTCCCCTTTGGAACGGGAGCGGGCGGCCGGGTTCCCGGGAAATGTCTCATGAGACCCCAGCCGGGGATGGTCATGGTTGCTCCGCGATCGGAGGCGGAAGAGGCGGCGAACCGTCTTTTGGGAACTCTTCAGAGAGGAATCTACCGACCCGAAGAGCTGGTGCCGGAGATCCTGATTATGGCTCGAACTGGTGGCCTCTCCCTGGAGAAGTCCCAACTCGGGGGGATAATCCGGAAGCATATTGAACGCTACCGGAGTGAGGGGCTGATGGATGCTGTAGCCCCGGGCGAGGCCCGGCTCACAGAGAGGGGCGTTTTCTGGGGGAACAACATAGCCGTCGATCTTCTTCGCGCTCTTCTCTCCCCTGAGGCATCCTTCAACCCGACGCAGAAAAAGAGAAAGGAAAAACCATGA
- a CDS encoding ABC transporter ATP-binding protein has translation MISGEGSAIRLRARDVSFDYHLRPCLKKIGLDLLPGEILGVLGPNGSGKSTLLKTMFGHLKAREGEIELAGLSLESLTPRERARKVAFVPQNSGLRAPLTVFQAVLMGRYSRKGLRFGGYSGSDFRLTREVLRDLSLSEFIHRPVTELSGGEFQKVLLARAFVQEAPVLFLDEATSNLDIHHTLEIMEIVKNKVAREGLSVVSVMHDLNLAASWCDRIAIMKAGEVFVCGEPGQVITREIIREVYGVSLVVHHDQEGIPYVLPRVSAAREVSCA, from the coding sequence GTGATATCTGGTGAAGGGTCAGCGATCAGGCTCAGGGCCCGGGATGTATCTTTTGACTACCATCTCCGGCCCTGTTTGAAAAAGATCGGTCTGGATCTGCTGCCGGGAGAGATTCTGGGCGTTTTGGGGCCCAACGGATCGGGGAAATCAACCCTGCTCAAGACGATGTTCGGGCACCTGAAGGCCCGGGAAGGAGAGATCGAGCTTGCGGGTCTTTCCCTGGAGTCGCTGACACCCCGGGAGCGAGCACGAAAGGTCGCCTTTGTTCCCCAGAATTCGGGTTTACGGGCTCCCCTGACGGTATTTCAGGCTGTTCTTATGGGGAGATATTCCCGGAAGGGATTGCGATTTGGCGGGTATAGCGGCAGCGATTTCCGTCTGACAAGAGAGGTTTTGCGGGATCTGTCCCTCAGCGAGTTCATTCACCGGCCGGTAACAGAGTTATCGGGTGGTGAATTTCAGAAAGTTTTGCTGGCTCGAGCCTTTGTTCAGGAGGCTCCAGTTCTTTTTCTTGATGAAGCTACCAGTAATCTTGATATCCACCACACCCTTGAAATAATGGAAATCGTAAAAAACAAGGTCGCCAGGGAGGGCCTATCGGTTGTGTCGGTCATGCACGATCTGAACCTGGCTGCCTCCTGGTGTGATCGGATCGCCATTATGAAAGCGGGTGAGGTCTTTGTCTGCGGGGAGCCCGGGCAGGTGATCACCCGGGAGATTATACGGGAGGTTTACGGTGTCTCGCTGGTTGTTCACCACGACCAGGAGGGGATTCCCTACGTCCTTCCCAGGGTCTCCGCAGCGAGGGAGGTTTCCTGTGCGTGA
- a CDS encoding FecCD family ABC transporter permease, which produces MAEVARSAVSDPGRYRFSGTGGSRGFSLFLVMVFLSGGGLCLLGVMIGAVPLEPRVVLRALAGRSLPEEAQAVAVIWSLRLPRVIMALLVGTMLATSGTVVQAVFRNPLADPYIIGISASAVAGAVLAYSLGLSEVWYGIIGFGISLATALLLFRFAARGDGLSVSTLLIVGVAVSSFLGAMTSFAMYAIGEDSYRIIVWTMGYLGGSTWSRVGIASFPMVLATTFFVYRRHEMDALMCSDEEAHAMGLRVGALKKELLAVSALIVAFSVAFCGMIGFVGLIVPHALRLILGHSNTRLVIASALGGGVFLLVADILARTLLAPTEIPIGVVTAFTGAPFFIVLACRMRSSGMIL; this is translated from the coding sequence ATGGCTGAAGTTGCCCGATCTGCGGTTTCTGATCCGGGTCGATACAGGTTCTCCGGAACTGGGGGATCACGGGGGTTTTCCCTGTTTCTCGTGATGGTCTTTCTGTCTGGTGGAGGGCTCTGCCTCTTGGGAGTGATGATCGGGGCTGTCCCGCTGGAGCCCCGAGTGGTTCTGCGGGCGCTGGCGGGCAGGTCTCTTCCGGAAGAGGCTCAGGCCGTCGCCGTAATCTGGAGTTTGCGGTTGCCCCGGGTGATCATGGCTCTCCTGGTGGGAACCATGCTCGCCACATCGGGTACGGTGGTACAGGCGGTGTTCCGGAATCCCCTGGCCGATCCCTACATCATCGGTATTAGTGCGAGCGCCGTGGCTGGCGCTGTCCTGGCCTATTCGCTGGGCCTCTCCGAGGTGTGGTACGGGATTATCGGTTTTGGCATAAGTCTGGCCACGGCGCTGCTGCTTTTCCGGTTTGCCGCACGGGGAGACGGGCTCAGTGTCTCAACGCTTCTCATCGTGGGGGTAGCTGTGTCGTCTTTTCTGGGGGCCATGACTTCTTTCGCGATGTATGCGATCGGTGAGGACAGTTACCGGATAATTGTCTGGACCATGGGATATCTGGGAGGATCCACCTGGTCCCGCGTGGGGATCGCCTCTTTTCCAATGGTGTTGGCAACGACCTTCTTTGTGTATCGCCGCCATGAAATGGATGCCCTCATGTGCAGCGACGAGGAAGCTCACGCCATGGGCCTCAGGGTGGGAGCTCTGAAGAAAGAGCTTTTGGCGGTGAGCGCCCTGATTGTAGCCTTTTCCGTGGCCTTCTGCGGTATGATCGGCTTTGTGGGTCTTATCGTTCCCCACGCGCTCCGGTTGATTCTGGGTCACTCCAATACGCGACTGGTGATCGCCTCAGCCCTGGGGGGAGGAGTCTTTTTGCTGGTCGCCGACATTCTGGCGAGGACGCTTCTGGCTCCCACGGAGATTCCCATCGGAGTTGTGACGGCCTTCACGGGGGCGCCTTTCTTTATCGTTCTGGCCTGCCGCATGCGAAGTTCGGGGATGATCCTGTGA
- a CDS encoding energy transducer TonB, which yields MRFGGRGRAAVLFSLVVHGLVLAGLSGYSRGDQSAPGEAREISLAMGSWPEERERIPAPGGDLPERVAKEPDRMLPEPESLKPETRDSEEKPDREEPYDQEADVSRDREEEPLGNTEEASESEGAGESAGSIEPEETDGVPGEASRNIPDQRGPEPSREDLLERYIGQVRTGIEKARQYPLVARRREQEGTVVVRFSLSSAGTIVEGPDIHSPSRYPALNRAALEAVTRAAPFAEFSEGFLREIITFVVPIHFRLEI from the coding sequence ATGAGATTTGGTGGAAGAGGAAGGGCCGCGGTGCTCTTTTCGCTGGTGGTTCACGGCCTGGTGCTGGCTGGCTTGTCGGGATATTCCCGGGGCGATCAATCTGCTCCGGGAGAAGCTCGGGAAATATCTCTTGCAATGGGATCCTGGCCGGAAGAGCGGGAGCGAATCCCCGCCCCGGGGGGAGACCTCCCCGAGAGAGTTGCCAAAGAACCCGACCGGATGCTTCCCGAGCCGGAGAGCCTGAAACCCGAAACTCGGGACAGCGAAGAAAAACCGGACCGGGAAGAGCCTTACGATCAGGAGGCGGATGTTTCCCGTGATCGGGAAGAAGAGCCCCTCGGAAATACCGAAGAAGCCAGCGAATCCGAGGGGGCCGGTGAGTCCGCAGGCTCCATCGAACCCGAAGAGACCGATGGCGTGCCGGGTGAGGCCTCCCGGAATATTCCGGACCAGAGAGGGCCCGAACCATCCCGGGAGGATCTTCTGGAGCGCTACATCGGTCAGGTCCGGACAGGGATAGAAAAGGCCCGGCAGTATCCCCTGGTGGCTCGCCGGAGAGAGCAGGAAGGGACCGTGGTGGTCCGGTTCTCTCTCTCTTCGGCGGGAACGATCGTGGAGGGGCCCGATATTCACAGTCCCTCCCGGTATCCTGCCTTGAACAGGGCCGCCCTGGAGGCGGTTACCCGTGCGGCTCCCTTTGCGGAGTTTTCCGAAGGGTTTTTGAGGGAGATTATCACCTTTGTTGTGCCAATTCATTTTCGGCTGGAGATATAA
- a CDS encoding ExbD/TolR family protein — protein MKRFVAFRYHDHPKAVSIDMTPLIDVLFMLLLFFVLTSVFVDPAVPVNLPLSRENSPLPGEVPDIAITVDGGGRLRVNGEGACLESLEVFLFSWFGSFRDDPGEASPVVSIRGDEGAAYGVIFSVIDLLKEFGIERINLSHRTGDAAGSDEIW, from the coding sequence ATGAAGCGGTTTGTAGCGTTCAGGTATCATGATCACCCCAAGGCGGTGAGCATCGATATGACACCTCTCATCGATGTGCTCTTCATGCTACTGCTCTTTTTTGTTCTTACCTCGGTCTTTGTGGATCCGGCTGTGCCCGTGAATCTTCCCCTTTCCAGGGAAAATTCGCCCCTCCCGGGGGAGGTCCCTGATATCGCCATAACAGTTGATGGCGGGGGTCGGTTAAGAGTGAACGGCGAGGGGGCCTGTCTTGAGTCGCTGGAGGTCTTTCTTTTTTCCTGGTTCGGATCTTTCCGCGATGATCCCGGGGAGGCATCACCGGTGGTCTCGATCCGGGGTGATGAGGGGGCCGCCTACGGGGTCATCTTTTCCGTGATCGATCTCTTGAAGGAGTTCGGCATAGAGCGAATCAATTTGTCGCACCGGACCGGAGACGCTGCGGGCAGTGATGAAATCTGGTGA
- a CDS encoding MotA/TolQ/ExbB proton channel family protein: MDWFIQGGWPMYPILVSSVLALAVSAERTIYFVRSMECPQGVIRNCRNGAVADGRGELSRLATIYAASRDEPREILEKRVSRGAAAMIRELNRGLGVLSAIAHLAPLMGLFGTVLGMIGVFQGIEASGGRAEIHFLAGGIRVALFTTAFGLMVAVPSMTAFHIFHSLSRRRAERMEDFIDDLNDFFGRSVSFDTDRRSDQERDRESSREESDEDYEAVCSVQVS; the protein is encoded by the coding sequence ATGGATTGGTTTATTCAGGGCGGGTGGCCCATGTACCCCATCCTGGTTTCTTCAGTCCTTGCCCTGGCTGTCTCTGCGGAACGGACGATCTATTTCGTCCGTTCCATGGAGTGCCCGCAAGGGGTGATCAGAAACTGCAGAAATGGCGCCGTTGCCGATGGCCGGGGAGAGCTCTCCAGGCTGGCGACGATCTACGCCGCATCCCGTGATGAGCCCCGGGAAATCCTTGAAAAACGAGTGTCTCGGGGGGCCGCCGCCATGATTCGGGAGCTCAACCGGGGCCTCGGGGTGCTCTCGGCGATCGCGCACCTGGCACCCCTCATGGGGCTCTTTGGAACGGTGCTGGGGATGATTGGTGTTTTTCAGGGGATCGAGGCAAGCGGAGGGAGGGCCGAGATTCATTTCCTGGCGGGAGGAATCCGGGTTGCGCTGTTTACAACTGCTTTCGGTCTGATGGTGGCGGTGCCCTCCATGACGGCTTTTCATATCTTTCACAGCCTCTCCCGCCGCAGGGCGGAGAGGATGGAGGATTTCATTGATGATCTGAACGATTTTTTCGGGCGTTCCGTCTCTTTTGACACCGACAGGAGGAGCGATCAGGAAAGGGACAGGGAGTCCTCCCGGGAGGAGTCTGACGAGGACTATGAAGCGGTTTGTAGCGTTCAGGTATCATGA
- a CDS encoding HmuY family protein yields MKAVIRMREGVPSFGKGVLVGLLGVALTVLAGCDAFDSGSSSSSRRSQGTVALTVPDGGIRFVTLATGSVSASGDEDLAASDRWDLALDSGRFIYTNSGATADHYSSGGEGGVWYTGKTSLDEVHSVTGATFAGVYNTDALRWIDYPAMMGGSRPVRMNVMTYVGYDNEPHSDGTADGSESDPFSAIFLYNQEEYYYNAGGMPPDFRVRNRVYIVRHGDGSGYSAVQVSGLENGEDSSRIYELQYKALQ; encoded by the coding sequence ATGAAAGCAGTGATCAGGATGAGAGAAGGGGTCCCTTCCTTCGGAAAGGGTGTCCTCGTGGGGTTGCTTGGGGTAGCGCTGACGGTTCTGGCCGGATGTGATGCCTTCGATTCCGGGAGCAGCAGTTCCTCCCGACGGTCACAGGGCACGGTGGCCCTGACAGTTCCCGATGGTGGCATCCGGTTTGTCACCCTTGCAACGGGGAGCGTCTCTGCCAGCGGTGATGAGGACCTTGCCGCCAGCGACCGGTGGGATCTGGCCCTGGACAGCGGAAGGTTTATCTATACCAACAGCGGGGCCACGGCGGACCATTACAGCTCCGGTGGCGAGGGTGGCGTGTGGTACACCGGCAAGACCAGCCTGGACGAGGTCCATTCCGTAACAGGAGCCACCTTTGCAGGAGTCTATAACACAGACGCCCTCCGGTGGATCGACTACCCAGCGATGATGGGCGGTTCCCGCCCGGTTCGAATGAATGTAATGACCTACGTGGGGTACGACAACGAGCCCCATTCAGACGGTACCGCCGATGGGAGCGAGAGCGATCCCTTCAGCGCGATCTTTCTGTATAACCAGGAGGAGTATTACTACAACGCCGGCGGAATGCCTCCTGATTTTCGCGTGAGGAACCGGGTGTACATTGTCCGGCACGGTGACGGAAGCGGTTACTCGGCGGTACAGGTTTCGGGTCTCGAAAACGGGGAGGATTCTTCCCGAATCTACGAGCTGCAGTACAAAGCGTTGCAGTAG
- a CDS encoding TonB-dependent receptor plug domain-containing protein — protein MINLLQGRAALLITIGLAIISVRDTAGEEIREEEDRGRHEIVLVEPEMEADDIVLDDITVTALRVRKRLKDTPVFTEVISRDDIQRSNASTVSDVLEDHGLMFTSNAMGDYITIQGMGGSRVLFLVDGRRVPGRVARRLNGATLPVGDVERIEIVRGSQSALYGSDGIGGVINVVTVPPSGDRSLTVRVRNSGLPPYKDPDGDNNSSGDASAFREQTVAAQATFSAGPLENRITLDGGKGELYLDERGARSILPEYRRIKAGFESRLALAEAGDLRLGGSLLSLRSDEQTNFQGSLSRQDISRVEGFVKGEYFQGDRISWQGQIYNHYYQRDREQYSGILGTWSSGDTERENILAGDLYATMDIQDDLMVVAGMEASLNTMERDVLTLGGRGGEVSRNGQALVVQGEWYHEGQHSLVLGMRVERDSRYGYAAAPRLAAMYYLAEELRLLGGLGLGYRAPDFNDLYLYNNQISAMPYTIAGNPDLDPEYSLGGNLGLEYVAGTFFFQINAYYTELYREIMYRDTGKEDTQSGKIIYRTENLDRSLRTGLDLEGRIGLGRRGYLSGAAGYLFAYNRSETSLIREEPFLTARGRWGFDDPARGLSFRLSGLYWSPLDPDERGSSGDHRYRLDLQGSKEIGQALSIFAAVENITGYINSNLGPYYGPLFTIGFEAIF, from the coding sequence ATGATCAACTTGTTACAGGGGAGAGCGGCTCTCCTGATTACCATAGGCCTTGCAATCATCTCAGTCCGTGATACTGCGGGTGAAGAGATTCGGGAGGAAGAAGATCGGGGCCGCCACGAGATCGTCCTGGTTGAACCGGAGATGGAAGCGGACGATATCGTTCTGGATGATATCACCGTTACCGCGCTGCGGGTCAGGAAGCGCCTGAAGGATACCCCGGTCTTTACCGAAGTGATCAGCAGGGACGACATTCAGCGATCCAACGCCTCGACTGTTTCGGATGTGCTGGAAGATCATGGCCTGATGTTTACCTCCAACGCCATGGGGGACTACATCACCATTCAGGGCATGGGTGGCAGTCGGGTTCTGTTCCTGGTGGATGGACGAAGGGTTCCCGGCCGGGTTGCCCGGCGGTTGAATGGGGCAACCCTTCCTGTGGGTGACGTGGAACGGATCGAGATCGTTCGGGGTTCGCAGTCGGCTCTCTACGGATCTGACGGGATCGGGGGCGTGATCAACGTTGTCACCGTGCCTCCTTCGGGGGATCGGTCTCTTACCGTCCGGGTAAGAAATTCCGGGCTTCCTCCGTACAAAGACCCCGATGGGGACAATAATTCCTCCGGGGATGCATCGGCCTTTCGGGAGCAGACCGTGGCAGCCCAGGCGACCTTTTCTGCGGGGCCCCTGGAAAATCGGATAACCCTCGATGGAGGGAAAGGAGAACTCTACCTTGATGAGCGGGGGGCCCGCTCGATCCTTCCCGAATATCGCCGGATCAAGGCGGGATTTGAATCACGGTTGGCTCTGGCCGAGGCGGGAGACCTCCGGCTTGGTGGCAGTCTCCTCTCGCTGCGTTCCGATGAGCAGACAAACTTTCAGGGAAGTTTGAGCCGCCAGGATATCAGCCGCGTCGAAGGGTTTGTTAAGGGTGAGTATTTTCAGGGTGACCGGATATCGTGGCAGGGTCAGATCTACAACCATTATTACCAAAGGGATCGGGAACAGTACTCGGGGATTCTTGGAACCTGGAGCTCGGGCGATACGGAGCGGGAAAATATTCTTGCGGGAGACCTCTACGCCACCATGGACATACAGGATGACCTGATGGTCGTGGCTGGCATGGAGGCGAGCCTGAACACCATGGAACGGGACGTCCTCACCCTGGGAGGAAGGGGCGGAGAGGTTTCCCGCAACGGACAGGCCCTGGTGGTGCAGGGGGAATGGTATCACGAGGGGCAGCATTCACTGGTTCTGGGCATGAGGGTGGAGCGGGATTCCCGGTACGGCTATGCAGCGGCACCCCGCCTGGCGGCCATGTATTATCTGGCAGAGGAACTTCGGCTTCTGGGAGGTCTGGGTCTGGGATACCGGGCCCCTGATTTCAACGATCTCTATCTGTACAATAACCAGATCTCGGCCATGCCCTATACGATCGCGGGAAATCCCGACCTTGATCCGGAATACAGTCTGGGGGGGAATCTGGGTCTCGAGTACGTCGCCGGAACGTTCTTCTTCCAGATCAACGCCTACTACACCGAGCTCTACCGGGAGATCATGTATCGCGATACCGGAAAAGAGGATACCCAGAGCGGGAAGATCATATACCGCACAGAAAACCTGGATCGAAGTCTCCGGACTGGTCTGGACCTGGAGGGCCGAATCGGTCTGGGCAGGAGAGGATACCTCTCGGGAGCAGCGGGGTATCTCTTTGCCTACAACCGGAGCGAGACGTCCCTGATTCGGGAGGAACCCTTTCTCACGGCCCGGGGCCGTTGGGGCTTTGACGATCCTGCCAGGGGACTCTCGTTCCGTTTGTCCGGTCTCTATTGGTCTCCTCTGGACCCTGATGAGAGAGGGAGCAGCGGGGATCACCGTTACCGCCTTGATCTGCAGGGATCAAAGGAGATTGGTCAGGCCCTCTCGATCTTTGCAGCGGTGGAGAATATCACGGGATACATCAACTCGAACCTGGGGCCCTACTACGGACCCCTCTTTACGATCGGATTTGAGGCGATCTTCTAG
- a CDS encoding helix-turn-helix domain-containing protein produces the protein MEYQKYEPREQLQNYLRYFWSLSDYSAQNRMERLLMPDTDTFLFIHRQGECFVGLSEEKQNPAPPVWASTPLREPLRVSFSHIGLLVGVCLKPGAARALKLFTPEQDKTFFPDLYIREVQHEHRTILESCLTKPPPEAVDRIQHYLMSLVSESSSDPTALANTAFFKELEEVQIPGKRELARLSRCQGCSLRNLERACKGCTGYTPREYAAIRTCARARHLIRSRQYTSLTDLAINLGFCDQAHFCKVFRRWSGMSPGRYAKYCASGDQAS, from the coding sequence ATGGAGTATCAAAAATACGAACCCCGGGAGCAGCTCCAGAACTACCTCCGTTATTTCTGGAGTCTTTCCGATTACTCAGCCCAAAACAGGATGGAACGCCTGCTCATGCCCGATACAGACACCTTTCTCTTCATTCACCGCCAGGGGGAATGCTTTGTCGGTCTATCCGAAGAAAAGCAAAACCCTGCTCCTCCTGTCTGGGCATCGACGCCTCTCAGAGAGCCTCTTCGGGTATCCTTCAGCCACATCGGGTTGCTGGTGGGAGTCTGTCTGAAACCGGGAGCAGCCCGTGCGCTGAAGCTCTTTACCCCGGAGCAAGACAAGACCTTCTTCCCGGACCTCTACATCAGGGAGGTGCAACACGAGCACCGAACCATCCTGGAAAGCTGCCTTACCAAGCCCCCTCCGGAGGCCGTGGATCGGATTCAACACTATCTGATGAGCCTGGTAAGCGAATCGTCATCGGACCCCACTGCATTGGCTAATACAGCATTCTTCAAAGAACTGGAAGAAGTTCAGATTCCCGGCAAGCGAGAACTTGCCCGTCTTAGCCGGTGCCAGGGATGCTCCCTGAGAAACCTGGAGCGGGCTTGCAAGGGCTGTACCGGTTACACTCCCCGGGAGTACGCAGCGATCAGGACCTGCGCCAGGGCGCGCCACCTCATCCGAAGCCGCCAGTACACCTCACTCACGGACCTGGCCATCAATCTGGGCTTCTGCGACCAGGCTCACTTTTGCAAGGTCTTTCGCCGCTGGAGCGGCATGAGCCCCGGCAGATACGCCAAGTACTGCGCCAGCGGCGATCAGGCATCCTGA